A DNA window from Paralichthys olivaceus isolate ysfri-2021 chromosome 3, ASM2471397v2, whole genome shotgun sequence contains the following coding sequences:
- the podn gene encoding podocan, which produces MAFPKHSFLRALSVLLLAWVLVRCQAPLKPVEEEESIMETNIAKVATKSEPVQCPPACSCTSEGVVDCAGVDLTEFPSNLSDKICHLSLQNNKIEEITVEHVSHLYQLETLNLQNNWLTTDGLEDEGFEMLEELAYLYLANNKLTSAPKVLPPSLVSADFAANQLTKIYPYTFGHKPKLRSVYLHNNKLTDAGLPDHMFNASDNLEILTMSSNFLRVVPKNLPSNLYRLHLKSNKLEKIPAGAFDNLKNLRELYLQNNLLSNEGMDNETFSQLNSLECLDLSNNNLSVVPKGLPRNLVLLHLEKNSIRSIPGDALISVRNLEYLLLHNNKIRSRSIHPAAFQGLKKLHTLHMYNNLLERVPRGLPRRAKTLMLLHNSISELGRNDLALLYTLTELNLSYNKLTNQNVHRDAFRKLRDLEKLDLSGNNLHSMPLGLPRSLLVLEIKNNQLNTIPDGALTGMEKLRKIILSNNQLKLNSVYQGAWMELSALTTLDLSANQLSHIPSDLPESLEYLYLQSNRISAVPASAFEGTPNIKGIFLRFNRLSVDSVDESSFAHLSNLQVLDIGTANTDLPFKRNDMEDDKEQET; this is translated from the exons ATGGCCTTTCCCAAGCATTCCTTCCTGCGGGCACTGAGTGTGCTGCTCTTGGCCTGGGTTTTGGTGCGATGCCAGGCCCCTCTTAAACCAGTGGAAGAGGAAGAATCGATAATGGAGACTAACATTGCAAAAGTGGCGACAAAATCTGAGCCGGTCCAGTGTCCGCCAGCCTGTAGCTGTACATCAGAGGGGGTCGTGGACTGCGCTGGAGTCGACCTCACAGAGTTTCCCTCCAATTTGTCAGATAAAATCTGCCATCTCTCACTGCAG AATAACAAAATCGAGGAGATAACAGTGGAGCATGTTTCCCATCTGTATCAGCTTGAGACTCTCAACCTTCAGAACAACTGGCTCACTACAGATG GCCTTGAAGACGAAGGTTTCGAGATGCTCGAAGAGCTAGCTTATTTATACTTGGCGAATAACAAG CTTACTTCAGCACCAAAGGTCTTACCACCCTCTTTGGTTAGTGCTGATTTTGCTGCGAATCAGCTTACAAAGATCTACCCATATACGTTTGGCCATAAACCAAAACTGag GTCTGTGTATCTCCATAACAACAAGCTGACTGATGCAGGGCTTCCTGATCACATGTTCAATGCTTCTGACAATCTGGAGATCCTGACAATGTCAAGCAACTTCCTGCGGGTTGTACCCAAAAACCTGCCGTCCAACCTTTATCGTCTTCATCTAAAG AGTAATAAGTTGGAGAAAATCCCAGCTGGGGCTTTTGACAACTTGAAAAACCTAAGAGAATTGTATCTCCAGAACAATCTTCTCAGCAACGAGGGCATGGACAACGAGACTTTCAG CCAGCTGAACAGCCTGGAGTGCCTGGATTTGTCAAATAACAATCTGAGCGTCGTCCCGAAGGGTCTGCCTCGCAATCTAGTGCTGTTACACCTGGAGAAGAATTCGATCCGCAGCATCCCCGGAGACGCTCTTATCTCTGTTCGAAACCTTGAATACTTGCTCCTCCACAACAACAAGATCCGCTCCCGTTCCATCCACCCAGCTGCCTTCCAG GGTTTAAAGAAGCTGCATACTCTACACATGTATAACAATTTGCTGGAGCGAGTTCCCCGGGGCTTGCCTCGACGGGCCAAGACCCTAATGCTGCTCCACAACTCTATTTCTGAACTTGGCCGGAATGACCTGGCCCTGCTTTACACCCTGACGGAGCTCAATCTTAGCTACAACAAGCTGACCAACCAAAATGTTCACAGAGATGCCTTCAGGAAGCTGCGCGATTTGGAAAAACTGGACCTATCAGGGAACAACCTTCACTCCATGCCCCTGGGTCTTCCACGCAGCCTGCTGGTGCTCGAAATCAAGAACAATCAGCTCAACACTATTCCGGATGGTGCGTTGACGGGCATGGAGAAGCTACGAAAGATCATCCTGAGTAACAACCAGTTGAAACTGAACTCAGTCTACCAGGGAGCTTGGATGGAGCTCAGTGCGCTCACA ACATTAGATCTGTCTGCCAACCAGCTGTCACACATCCCCTCTGACCTTCCTGAGTCTCTGGAGTACCTTTACCTACAAAGTAATCGCATCTCTGCTGTTCCTGCTTCAGCATTCGAAGGCACTCCGAACATCAAAGGCATCTTCCTCCG GTTTAACCGCCTGTCTGTGGACTCTGTGGATGAGAGCTCTTTCGCGCACCTGTCCAATTTGCAAGTGCTGGACATTGGCACAGCAAACACTGACCTTCCCTTTAAAAGAAACGACATGGAGGATGATAAGGAGCAAGAAACATAA